The DNA region TATAAGTCCTCTCTTTGTGAACATCTCGGCCTGTTTTGCCGATAACGTCATGTTGCTGGCGATGCGTAAAGCATTGCCGTAGTATCACTAAGCGCTAGCAAATAAGGTAACGGCTATGAAGAAGTCTGTAGTGCGCATACTCGCGTGTGTATTCATTTTTGGTCTATATTCAACTGAAGTAAACGCAGCTCCGAGGAATTCACTATCGAACGCAATGGCGGAAAAGTTTGGAATAACTAAGGAGGAGGCTGAGCAGCAGGTAAGAGATGTTTTCCTGATATTAGGCGAGGAGCTAAAAAAGGGGAGAATGATCACGGTGACGAATTTTGGCCGTTTTTACGTAAAACAACGAGACGCGAGGAAGGGGAGGAATCCGAGAACTGGTAAGGAAATGGATATTCCGGCACGAAAATATCCTCGCTTTACGTCTTCCCAAGGACTAAAAGCTTTAGTGAATGAGAAGTAGTTGCGAATGGGCGGTTTTTGCGGCTAGGAGTTTAGTAAAAAGGGATTTGTTCGGCGCTCTCGCTCTATGGTGGTATCTGGGCCGTGGCCAGATTTTACGATAGTCTCTCCTGGTAGCGTTAGGAGTTTGTGTTTAATGCTTTCGAGTAGCTGGAAGTAGTTTCCACCTGGCAAGTCGGTTCGGCCTATAGAGCCAGCGAACAAGGCATCGCCAGAAATTAGGACTGGGGTTTTAGCGTTGGGGTTCCTTGGTGAAGAGGTTTTCTTGATGCTTTCGCCGTCGAAAAAAATAGCAACGTGCCCAGGGGAGTGCCCAGGAGTAAAGAGGATTTTGGCAACTAGGTTTCCAATTAAAATTTCGCTACCATCTTCTACGTAGACGTCTGGCTCTGGGGCGTTTAAGAATTCTTCTGGCGAAAGGCCAAAATATAGAGCTTGTTGGGATACGGAGGAACGAAAATCAGCTTCTGCCCTGTGGGCAAAGAGTTTAGGCGAAACAAAGGGGTCTGCCTCTGATAGAGCTTTAAGTAGGGCAGTTACTCCGCCAACGTGGTCTATATGAGAGTGAGTAAGTATGATAGCCTTAACGCTTACATCGTGCTTCTTAATAGTCTGGAGAATTAATGGCACATCGCCGCCAGGATCGACGACCGCGGCATCAAGGCTCTCGTCGTCGATGATTAATCTGGCGTTTTGTTGAAATGGTGTAACGCAAATGGTTTCTATAGTCACAAAATTTATTCCATGAAAACGACCGATTCGAACATTCTTTCATCTAGTCGGCGAAATTCTACTGCGGTTGACAATATTGGGCAAGTGGTCTGCCTCAATGGAGCAGTGTCTCATATTCGCTTTCGCAATGAGGAAAATGGCTTTTCAGTTTTGACGCTTACGGTTGATTCCAGTAGCCAGGTTTCCACTAATCGAAGCATTACCGTTGTTGGGATTTTGCCTGACGGCGTTTCAATTGGATCCGTCATTAAGGTTCAGGGGCAGTGGGATACTCATCCTCGCTTTGGTCGCCAGCTTAAGGCTAGCCTTATCATGGAGGAACAGCCGACTACAGCGGCGGCTATTGAGCGTTACTTGGCGGGAAATTCCGTTAAGGGTTTTGGGCCGGTTTTAGCTAAGAGGGTGGTGGAGCATTTTGGCAGTAATGCTTTAGAGATAATAGACAATGAGCCCGAGCGCTTGTTAGAAGTCTCGGGAATTGGCAGGGAGAAGTTAAGGCTCATAACCGAGCAATGGGGTACTAATAAACTAGAGCGCGACATTTTAACTTTTCTCTATGGGTATGGGATTAGTCACGGCATTGCTAGGCGAATATATAAGCATTATGGCGGAAATGCCGTTGCTGTTCTCAAGCGCAATCCATATTTGTTGGCAAAGACCATATGGGGCATAGGTTTTAAAACTGCTGACGAGATTGCGCAGTCTATTGGCATTGCCAAGGATTCGGAAGTGAGGATTCGAGCCGGTTTTGTCTATGGCTTAAACAAAGCACTAGAATCCGGACATTGTT from Deltaproteobacteria bacterium includes:
- a CDS encoding HU family DNA-binding protein: MKKSVVRILACVFIFGLYSTEVNAAPRNSLSNAMAEKFGITKEEAEQQVRDVFLILGEELKKGRMITVTNFGRFYVKQRDARKGRNPRTGKEMDIPARKYPRFTSSQGLKALVNEK
- a CDS encoding MBL fold metallo-hydrolase; the protein is MGRFHGINFVTIETICVTPFQQNARLIIDDESLDAAVVDPGGDVPLILQTIKKHDVSVKAIILTHSHIDHVGGVTALLKALSEADPFVSPKLFAHRAEADFRSSVSQQALYFGLSPEEFLNAPEPDVYVEDGSEILIGNLVAKILFTPGHSPGHVAIFFDGESIKKTSSPRNPNAKTPVLISGDALFAGSIGRTDLPGGNYFQLLESIKHKLLTLPGETIVKSGHGPDTTIERERRTNPFLLNS